DNA from Fragaria vesca subsp. vesca unplaced genomic scaffold, FraVesHawaii_1.0 scf0512084, whole genome shotgun sequence:
TCCTCTTTGATTTAGGCCTCCCAGCCGGCCTCTTTGTAACAGGAGGTAGTATAAAGTCCTCAGTGGAAGAACAAGAGGCATCCACGTTACTCAGAGGTGCAATAGGAAAGCTATAACACATCTTATAGTATTCAGCAGTAAAATAAGGATCAATGAAATCATACACATCAAGTCTTGCACCTTGTATAGCAGCAAGTGCATGAGCGCATGGGAAGCAATTAATCTGCCACTTCACACATGAACAAGTACGAGTAGAGAGGTCCACTGAATAGGAGTACTTATCATTCCTAACCTCATAAACATTTTCATGGGAAGCAATCACCCTGAACACACGAGACCTATCAAGCTGCTCTTTCagcctcttctccattttaggaGTAATCTTGGTAGTCCAAGATTTCGACTCAA
Protein-coding regions in this window:
- the LOC101298478 gene encoding uncharacterized protein LOC101298478; protein product: MANGIAESFNNWIVAERSLPPFAMLDQTRMKEMKMMSERSVESKSWTTKITPKMEKRLKEQLDRSRVFRVIASHENVYEVRNDKYSYSVDLSTRTCSCVKWQINCFPCAHALAAIQGARLDVYDFIDPYFTAEYYKMCYSFPIAPLSNVDASCSSTEDFILPPVTKRPAGRPKSKRIASAGEKKLIRCGCCNKMGHHNKKSCTEPLNMLL